One genomic segment of Planctomyces sp. SH-PL62 includes these proteins:
- a CDS encoding YpsA SLOG family protein, with product MARLRKVVSGGQTGVDQAALRAARAAGIATGGWMPRRCLTEAGPRPDLADLYGLQATAAADYVERTRANVRDSDGTLWLGPGGSAGYRATLAAAEAHGRTWMVGTLGLTTVGHVVEWLDVHPIAVLNIAGNRESRCPGIGDRAERFLTALFRRLVAEGRTEARETG from the coding sequence ATGGCCAGGCTCCGAAAGGTGGTCTCGGGGGGGCAGACGGGCGTCGATCAGGCGGCCTTGCGCGCCGCCCGCGCCGCGGGTATCGCGACCGGCGGATGGATGCCGAGGCGGTGCCTGACCGAAGCGGGCCCGCGGCCCGACCTGGCGGACCTGTACGGGCTCCAGGCGACCGCCGCGGCCGATTACGTCGAGCGGACCCGGGCGAACGTCCGCGATTCCGATGGGACGCTCTGGCTCGGTCCCGGCGGTTCTGCGGGATACCGGGCGACCCTCGCGGCGGCCGAGGCCCACGGGCGAACCTGGATGGTCGGCACGCTTGGGCTGACCACCGTGGGGCACGTCGTCGAATGGCTCGACGTCCACCCCATCGCGGTCCTGAACATCGCGGGCAACCGCGAGAGCCGCTGTCCAGGCATCGGCGACCGGGCGGAAAGGTTCCTGACCGCCTTGTTCCGGCGGCTAGTCGCCGAGGGGCGGACCGAGGCCCGCGAGACCGGCTGA
- a CDS encoding phage major capsid protein: MLNLRDPQTDQHVIYSRSNYSLATMTRSVVDGLSKRGSPGGLEGRVNEALKRNMNQERYRGGVFVPLDAMGPRTQSLELATRSVLATPLPSSPLEFTTVLRSKSAAGMLGVRFASLQGTGQMLASIPTKTSATAVGWIADGDPAPQASPVIVADEGGATKTLAVLMLVERKVWNSTDDEFHDYLVADIAAGFAAEIDKAVIAGAGDLEPIGLLDLDGVPIQAFGTNGGPATRAALVAAMKAVHNANGDASATAAMGWLTSPDGEAVLRLTDGSAGESGAWLWSDADRILGKKAVSTTSVPANLTKGSGTGLTALAYGNWNDVVVNLSPTMQLNIDPKSLRDDGAVRVLAFLDVRVLFRHAESFVLFKDLATS, encoded by the coding sequence CCTCCGAGACCCCCAGACGGATCAACACGTCATCTACAGCCGGTCGAATTACTCGCTCGCCACCATGACCCGCTCCGTGGTCGACGGCCTCAGTAAGCGGGGTTCCCCCGGCGGCCTCGAAGGGCGCGTCAACGAAGCCTTGAAGCGGAACATGAACCAGGAGCGCTACCGGGGCGGGGTGTTCGTCCCGCTCGACGCGATGGGCCCCCGGACGCAGAGCCTGGAACTGGCGACGCGTTCCGTCCTGGCCACCCCCTTGCCCTCGTCGCCCCTCGAATTCACGACCGTCCTCCGCAGCAAGTCGGCCGCCGGCATGCTGGGCGTTCGGTTCGCGAGCCTTCAGGGGACTGGGCAGATGCTGGCCAGCATCCCCACGAAGACGTCGGCCACTGCCGTGGGATGGATCGCGGACGGGGACCCGGCCCCGCAAGCCTCCCCCGTGATCGTCGCCGACGAGGGCGGCGCGACGAAGACGCTGGCGGTGTTGATGCTCGTCGAGCGGAAGGTTTGGAACTCGACCGACGACGAATTCCACGACTACCTCGTGGCGGACATCGCGGCCGGGTTCGCGGCCGAAATCGATAAAGCCGTCATCGCGGGGGCCGGCGACCTGGAGCCGATCGGACTCCTGGACCTGGACGGCGTGCCGATTCAGGCGTTCGGGACGAACGGGGGCCCGGCGACCCGGGCGGCTCTCGTGGCCGCCATGAAGGCGGTCCACAACGCCAACGGCGACGCGTCGGCGACGGCCGCGATGGGCTGGCTGACGAGCCCCGACGGGGAGGCCGTGTTGCGGCTGACCGACGGTTCGGCGGGCGAGTCGGGCGCGTGGCTCTGGTCGGACGCCGATCGGATCTTGGGCAAGAAGGCTGTATCGACGACGAGCGTCCCGGCGAATCTCACGAAGGGCTCGGGGACCGGCCTGACGGCCCTTGCGTACGGGAACTGGAACGACGTCGTCGTCAACCTCTCCCCCACCATGCAACTCAACATCGACCCCAAGAGTCTTCGGGACGACGGGGCCGTCCGCGTCCTGGCCTTCCTCGACGTCCGCGTCCTGTTCCGGCACGCGGAATCGTTCGTCCTGTTCAAAGACCTGGCGACGTCCTGA